The proteins below are encoded in one region of Bacteroidota bacterium:
- a CDS encoding ABC transporter permease, protein MNSYPNILPIFKRELKSYFNSPVAYVVIVVFLAILGWFFSTNLFLNNVASLYIIFDSPLVKILFLVIAPAITMRLLAEERKSGTVELLTTKPVKDVEIIIGKFLAAWVVLGAALLPTLLYVITMAILGSIDFGQVVTGYIGLMLMGGVFIALGLLASSLTDNQIVAFIMGFILAFAVFMLDKVLIYLPSFMASTLEFVGVDFHYSGIARGVIDSRNIIYFASMLGFLLMMATVSLERRKW, encoded by the coding sequence ATGAACTCCTATCCTAACATTCTCCCTATATTCAAGCGCGAGCTGAAGTCGTATTTCAACTCGCCCGTTGCGTACGTTGTGATTGTCGTGTTTCTGGCCATCCTCGGCTGGTTCTTCTCGACAAATCTCTTTCTGAACAACGTAGCGTCGCTGTACATTATCTTCGATTCACCGCTGGTGAAGATCCTCTTCCTCGTGATTGCCCCGGCAATTACGATGCGCCTGCTTGCGGAAGAACGGAAATCCGGCACAGTCGAGCTGCTCACCACGAAGCCCGTCAAGGATGTTGAAATCATCATCGGCAAGTTTCTTGCGGCCTGGGTAGTACTCGGAGCGGCGTTGCTGCCGACGCTCCTCTACGTCATTACGATGGCGATTCTCGGCTCGATTGATTTCGGCCAGGTGGTAACCGGCTACATCGGATTGATGTTGATGGGAGGCGTGTTCATAGCGCTCGGATTGCTCGCATCCAGCCTCACCGACAATCAGATCGTTGCGTTCATCATGGGATTCATTCTGGCGTTTGCCGTGTTCATGTTGGACAAGGTTTTGATTTACCTCCCCTCATTCATGGCATCAACGCTTGAGTTCGTCGGTGTGGATTTTCATTACTCCGGCATTGCCCGCGGCGTCATCGATTCCCGCAATATCATCTACTTCGCATCAATGCTCGGCTTTCTGCTGATGATGGCAACTGTTTCACTCGAACGAAGAAAGTGGTAG
- a CDS encoding DUF4340 domain-containing protein, giving the protein MKRNTTILIGIFVLLAVGTYFVLQQEGEQSRASSVGDPLVKYDSASVDKLEIFANTNTVVLEKQAGKWMVTSPFNYPADEAGVTSAVGKGKEMNVTGLISTNPEKQHVYAVDSTGTLVNLFANNNRVASVRIGKPATNWTETYARLEGSDNVYTVSGTLGPTFIKEPDIWRDKTIFKADQSTINEVKFRYPAQRGSADTTFVLVRKDSVNWAIGSDSVGSAVVTFLNYLSSFQTDEFLSSPETTAKDLAAVIEVSGTQLHFYKRSDGKYEVRTSASPHWYSVSEWKAGQVLKRKKEFVQH; this is encoded by the coding sequence ATGAAACGCAACACAACAATTCTGATCGGTATCTTTGTACTGCTTGCCGTCGGGACGTATTTCGTTCTCCAGCAAGAAGGAGAACAAAGCCGTGCCTCATCAGTCGGCGATCCGCTGGTGAAGTACGACTCGGCCTCGGTTGACAAGCTTGAAATCTTTGCAAACACCAATACCGTGGTGCTGGAGAAGCAAGCGGGCAAATGGATGGTGACGTCGCCCTTCAACTACCCCGCCGATGAAGCGGGCGTGACATCCGCTGTCGGCAAGGGGAAGGAGATGAACGTCACGGGACTCATCTCCACCAATCCTGAAAAGCAGCATGTGTACGCCGTCGATTCGACGGGAACCCTGGTGAACCTGTTTGCCAACAACAACCGTGTCGCATCGGTCAGAATCGGCAAGCCGGCGACAAACTGGACGGAGACCTACGCCCGTCTCGAAGGCTCGGACAATGTGTACACGGTGAGCGGCACGCTCGGCCCGACCTTCATCAAGGAGCCGGATATTTGGCGCGACAAAACTATCTTCAAGGCCGATCAGAGTACCATCAACGAAGTGAAGTTCCGTTATCCCGCACAGCGCGGCTCCGCCGATACGACATTCGTTCTCGTGCGAAAGGACAGCGTGAACTGGGCGATCGGCAGCGACTCTGTTGGATCGGCGGTTGTTACGTTCCTCAACTACCTCTCAAGCTTCCAAACCGATGAGTTCCTTTCTTCCCCCGAAACAACGGCGAAAGATCTCGCCGCCGTGATCGAGGTATCAGGGACACAACTTCACTTCTACAAACGATCGGATGGCAAGTATGAGGTTCGCACTTCCGCGTCACCGCACTGGTACTCTGTATCGGAGTGGAAAGCGGGACAGGTGCTGAAGAGGAAGAAGGAGTTTGTGCAGCATTGA
- a CDS encoding PorV/PorQ family protein has protein sequence MKTKTSIKPRFITAISSFVLLLFHVFAHGQTGVNNSGASGAQFLTIGVGARAMGMGGAYTTIADDPTALYWNPAGISRIDRTAFVATHTNWVADIAHDFAGLVFPLSSQFKVGAGVILLNSGDIEITTIEQPRGTGQTYTAKDLAAIAAVGWAATEQLSFGASLKYLRNEIYSLSSSGIAFDAGTQFNTEFHGLHVALSVSNLSAKRNFSGPGLEFQQVPPFPGADPIRASYYNTPFALPLTYRAGVASELFEAFGQKSESQRLLVAVDVAQTSDNPEKFHIGAEYAWNNTLILRSGYIFNAVELGLNLGLGVRWNSISWAIYADYAFADIQRFSSGHRFSIGIVL, from the coding sequence ATGAAAACCAAAACGTCCATAAAGCCGCGATTCATAACCGCAATTTCTTCGTTCGTGCTTCTGTTGTTCCACGTCTTTGCGCATGGGCAAACGGGCGTCAACAACTCCGGTGCGTCGGGCGCCCAGTTTTTGACAATAGGTGTCGGTGCACGCGCCATGGGCATGGGTGGTGCCTATACAACGATCGCCGATGATCCCACAGCCCTCTATTGGAATCCTGCAGGTATATCGCGTATCGACCGCACGGCATTCGTTGCAACACACACGAACTGGGTTGCCGATATTGCGCATGACTTTGCCGGACTGGTGTTTCCGTTGTCATCGCAATTCAAAGTCGGCGCGGGCGTCATTCTCTTAAACTCCGGCGATATCGAAATCACGACGATTGAACAGCCAAGGGGAACGGGTCAGACGTACACGGCGAAGGACCTGGCGGCGATTGCAGCAGTCGGGTGGGCAGCGACAGAACAGCTTTCGTTTGGAGCGTCCCTCAAGTATTTGAGGAATGAAATCTACTCTCTCTCGTCTTCGGGCATTGCATTCGACGCAGGGACACAGTTCAATACCGAGTTTCACGGGCTGCACGTCGCTCTGTCGGTCTCGAACCTCAGCGCAAAACGTAATTTCTCCGGCCCGGGTCTTGAGTTTCAGCAAGTCCCGCCCTTTCCCGGAGCCGATCCGATCCGTGCATCATACTACAATACACCGTTTGCTTTGCCTTTGACCTATCGTGCGGGAGTCGCCTCGGAACTCTTTGAAGCTTTCGGACAGAAGAGTGAGAGCCAGCGCCTGCTCGTCGCAGTTGATGTTGCACAGACTTCCGATAACCCTGAGAAATTTCACATCGGTGCGGAGTACGCATGGAACAACACTCTCATCCTCCGGTCGGGGTATATCTTCAATGCTGTAGAGCTTGGGCTGAATCTTGGATTGGGAGTCCGTTGGAATTCAATCTCGTGGGCCATCTACGCCGACTATGCTTTTGCGGACATTCAGCGCTTTTCAAGCGGCCACAGATTTAGCATCGGGATCGTGCTCTGA
- a CDS encoding ATP-binding cassette domain-containing protein: protein MSIAVRNLTKLYGDQKAVDDISFDVKSGEILGFLGPNGAGKTTTMKIITCYMPQTTGTVEVDGLSTIDRSLDVRRKIGYLPENNPLYHEMNVLEYLEYAAQLHGMNGKQISHRIKEMVHVCGLESVRHKDIGELSKGYRQRVGLAQAMIHEPEVLILDEPTSGLDPNQIVEIRNLIKQLGRAKTVVLSTHILSEVQATCDRVLIINEGKIVADGTPEKLQQEFRGSESLTLELRSGISDPMQQISPKLRSIPGVGSVELLGQTNGISRFMLHVEKGADVRESAFRMAVVEGWVILEMHRKATTLEEVFHKLTTS from the coding sequence ATGTCAATTGCAGTCCGCAATCTTACCAAATTGTACGGCGATCAAAAGGCCGTCGATGACATCTCCTTCGATGTAAAGTCGGGCGAGATTTTGGGGTTCCTCGGCCCGAATGGCGCCGGAAAAACGACAACCATGAAAATCATTACGTGCTACATGCCGCAAACCACCGGCACGGTGGAAGTTGACGGCCTGAGCACGATTGACCGCTCGCTTGATGTCCGCAGGAAAATCGGCTACCTGCCCGAAAACAATCCTCTCTATCATGAAATGAATGTGCTGGAATACCTCGAGTACGCCGCGCAGCTTCATGGAATGAACGGAAAGCAGATCAGCCACCGTATCAAGGAAATGGTGCACGTCTGCGGACTCGAAAGCGTGCGGCACAAGGATATCGGCGAGTTGTCGAAGGGATACCGGCAGCGCGTCGGACTCGCGCAAGCAATGATTCACGAGCCGGAGGTGCTGATTCTTGATGAACCGACCAGCGGCCTCGACCCCAATCAAATTGTCGAAATCAGAAATCTGATCAAGCAGCTCGGCCGCGCAAAGACGGTGGTTCTTTCCACTCACATTCTCTCCGAAGTGCAGGCTACATGCGATCGTGTGCTGATTATTAATGAAGGGAAGATCGTTGCCGACGGCACGCCCGAGAAACTTCAGCAGGAGTTCCGCGGCTCCGAGTCATTGACGCTTGAATTGCGTTCCGGCATTTCCGATCCGATGCAGCAAATTTCGCCGAAGCTGCGAAGCATTCCCGGCGTCGGCAGCGTCGAGCTTCTCGGACAAACCAACGGCATTTCACGTTTCATGTTGCATGTTGAAAAGGGGGCCGATGTTCGTGAGTCTGCGTTCAGGATGGCGGTTGTCGAAGGCTGGGTGATTTTGGAGATGCACCGGAAAGCCACGACGCTGGAAGAGGTGTTTCACAAGTTGACAACGTCTTAG
- a CDS encoding TonB-dependent receptor, with the protein MLLTLLYLPPAFPLAGFAQIEGSIEGTIRQTKTALPIVGANAVVVDLQRGAVSDSAGSFRINGIPAGRYTLQISSIGYRAKRIRLVGINPGLRTRIEIELDETPIELDAVQVIAERPPILKDVVGTTHAVSQEQIEALPVSSFADVVGLQPGITSDLHVRGGKTSEVVYLVDGLPIQDLIGGGAGSDIPKSSIAGLLVQTGGYEAEHGNALSGVVNVVTRRGGDSHEVLLRAEKDNLFGGKQVNRAHDVELSASGPIALNEFYYFASARFQYTDTRYWQDFRRFFSSPISRQCTGFGKVDYRGSPTIRLSAQLLYSLRDWRDYEFSWRFNLTGLPPRNRNSYRTAVLFSHTPSTTTTYSVTLSRYWLNTRIGGDRNAIDTTLYEYDFFLQYILHGNRSWWAESKQTVYTLKGDLDHQLGDQHLMKAGVEMNMYSITSDVVRYEPRLNVFGKPFVSKPLLNYSTDYSYRPYSGSAYVQDKVELRKDGMLLSVGLRYDFLDPTAERPATELAQTGQDEFETKITHYVPARRKQYFSPRIGFAAPFAENGYLFVNYGHFVQFPLFDYLYSGLNNVSLRKGVGVLIGNPDLEAEKTKAWEISIKYALHNEIVFSATYFDKTTYNQIDVKTFIPSNARIAGDYGFAEFVNNPYAKATGLELTIAREKRSWLTGSLSYTIMQAEGLSQDARQGLSYYQWGLQIPARLFPLSWDERHNIKLVANMSLPWDVNININWSFHSGRPFTYYPTTDGFTPLDSTIKFQPNNRSMTEYSQVDVKASKTFASLTDFFRLTVFVDVRNLLNKENVLWVDSSGKIGGELGDISAFSQPRRTTIGVRLEL; encoded by the coding sequence ATGCTTCTCACTCTTCTCTACCTGCCGCCTGCTTTTCCTCTTGCTGGTTTTGCACAGATCGAAGGAAGCATAGAAGGAACCATCCGGCAAACAAAAACAGCCCTGCCGATTGTTGGTGCCAATGCCGTGGTTGTTGATTTGCAGCGAGGCGCCGTGTCAGACTCTGCCGGTTCTTTCCGTATCAACGGCATACCTGCAGGCAGGTATACTCTGCAAATCTCTTCCATCGGTTACCGCGCTAAGAGGATAAGACTGGTTGGCATCAATCCCGGTCTTCGAACAAGAATTGAAATCGAACTTGACGAAACCCCGATTGAGCTTGATGCAGTGCAGGTTATCGCCGAGCGCCCGCCCATTCTGAAAGATGTGGTGGGAACCACGCATGCTGTTTCACAAGAACAGATCGAGGCACTGCCGGTCTCTTCCTTTGCAGACGTTGTCGGCTTGCAGCCCGGCATTACGAGCGATCTCCACGTGCGCGGAGGGAAGACTTCGGAGGTAGTCTATCTTGTCGACGGCCTCCCGATTCAAGATTTGATTGGCGGAGGAGCAGGAAGTGACATCCCTAAAAGTTCCATCGCAGGATTGCTTGTTCAGACTGGCGGTTACGAGGCAGAGCATGGCAACGCTCTTTCGGGTGTCGTGAACGTTGTGACGCGCAGAGGCGGCGATAGCCATGAGGTTCTCTTGCGCGCCGAGAAGGATAACCTCTTCGGGGGCAAGCAGGTGAATCGTGCACATGATGTTGAGCTTTCGGCAAGTGGACCGATAGCGCTTAACGAATTCTACTACTTTGCCTCGGCACGGTTTCAGTACACGGATACGCGCTACTGGCAAGACTTTCGGCGGTTCTTTTCATCGCCGATTTCACGGCAGTGCACGGGCTTTGGAAAAGTGGACTACCGTGGTTCTCCGACAATCCGCCTCTCTGCCCAGTTGTTATATTCCCTTCGCGATTGGCGTGATTACGAATTCAGTTGGCGTTTCAATCTCACCGGCCTTCCGCCCCGCAACCGTAATTCCTACAGGACGGCAGTTCTCTTCTCCCACACACCTTCCACTACAACGACATACTCCGTTACACTCAGCCGGTATTGGCTGAACACAAGAATCGGGGGCGACAGGAATGCCATTGACACGACACTCTACGAGTACGATTTCTTTCTGCAATACATCCTGCACGGCAATCGCTCCTGGTGGGCGGAGTCGAAGCAAACAGTGTACACGCTGAAAGGCGATCTTGACCATCAGTTGGGAGATCAGCATTTGATGAAGGCCGGAGTGGAAATGAATATGTATTCGATCACCTCCGATGTGGTGCGGTACGAACCTCGTCTGAATGTCTTCGGCAAGCCCTTCGTGAGCAAACCTCTCTTGAACTACAGTACCGACTACAGCTACCGTCCGTATTCGGGCAGCGCTTATGTACAGGACAAAGTTGAGTTACGAAAAGACGGCATGCTTCTCAGTGTGGGATTGCGGTATGACTTTCTCGATCCGACCGCTGAGCGGCCCGCCACCGAACTGGCGCAAACCGGGCAGGATGAATTCGAGACGAAAATTACACACTATGTTCCGGCACGACGGAAACAGTACTTCAGCCCGCGCATCGGCTTCGCCGCGCCGTTTGCGGAGAACGGCTATCTGTTTGTGAACTACGGGCATTTTGTTCAATTCCCGCTCTTCGATTATCTCTATTCGGGATTGAACAATGTCAGTTTGCGCAAAGGCGTCGGTGTGTTGATAGGCAACCCCGATCTTGAAGCCGAGAAAACGAAAGCGTGGGAGATCAGCATCAAGTACGCACTGCACAACGAGATTGTTTTTTCCGCAACCTACTTCGACAAGACAACCTACAATCAGATTGATGTCAAGACGTTCATTCCCTCAAATGCAAGAATTGCCGGCGACTACGGCTTCGCCGAGTTCGTGAATAACCCGTATGCAAAAGCGACCGGGCTCGAGTTGACGATTGCTCGAGAAAAAAGAAGTTGGCTCACCGGCTCGCTTTCTTACACCATTATGCAGGCGGAAGGGCTCTCTCAAGATGCACGGCAAGGGTTGAGTTACTATCAATGGGGCTTACAGATACCAGCAAGGCTTTTTCCCTTGAGTTGGGATGAGCGCCACAACATCAAGCTCGTCGCAAACATGTCGCTGCCCTGGGATGTCAACATCAACATCAATTGGAGTTTTCATTCGGGCAGGCCCTTTACCTACTATCCTACGACCGACGGATTCACGCCGCTCGATTCGACAATAAAATTCCAGCCGAACAACCGGAGCATGACCGAATACAGCCAGGTGGATGTAAAGGCTTCGAAGACTTTTGCATCGTTGACCGATTTCTTTCGGCTGACGGTGTTCGTTGACGTTCGGAATTTGCTCAACAAAGAAAATGTGTTGTGGGTTGATTCAAGCGGGAAGATCGGCGGTGAACTTGGAGACATTTCGGCATTCAGCCAGCCGAGACGTACAACTATCGGCGTTCGCTTAGAATTGTAG
- a CDS encoding Gldg family protein produces the protein MSNKNLKSQTLMRVGIVAVILILVNVISIRMFGRLDFTKNNLYTLSDASKNLVKSLDDRLTIKAYFTEELPPPYNNVRRTVLDQLNEYKAYSQGNLQFEFIDPSGEKGEQEAQQQGIQPVQVQVINDDKLEVKRGYMGMVMLFEDKKEVIPVIQNTSTLEYDLSSTIKRLTSKSQKKIAFLTGQGEPALQELQRAQQLLSRQYIVETADIGKGPVGHDVAALIVMAPQNAFSEAVKYQIDQYIMRGGKVAFLLNKVDANLQQQFGRTLDLKLEDMLEHYGLRINPDLVRDVQCAPINIVQQQGGFSIQSQVQFPYIPIASDVSKDNTMVKNLQSIVLFFVSSIDTTNLAARGLKGEILIRSSKQSGRQTQVFYFDPMARYTQDMFTESGIPLAAVVSGQFSSFYADKPIPHDTSDEVIPQPGQKLAQSSDTRIILVGDGDFAKDQFLGGRDNLNLFANMIDYLVDDAGLITIRSKDVSLPPLEQVSDGSKKMYKFGNMIVPPLLVLGYGLLRWQMRKAKKKALETSTF, from the coding sequence ATGTCCAACAAAAATCTCAAATCGCAAACACTCATGAGAGTCGGCATCGTTGCCGTCATTCTCATTCTCGTGAACGTCATTTCCATCAGAATGTTCGGGAGATTGGATTTCACGAAGAACAATCTCTACACGCTCTCCGACGCGAGCAAGAATCTCGTCAAATCGCTCGACGACCGGCTGACCATCAAGGCGTACTTCACGGAGGAACTTCCCCCGCCGTACAACAATGTTCGCCGAACCGTTCTTGATCAACTCAACGAATACAAGGCCTACTCACAGGGCAATCTGCAATTCGAGTTCATCGATCCGTCGGGCGAGAAGGGAGAGCAGGAAGCGCAGCAACAGGGGATTCAGCCTGTGCAGGTTCAGGTGATCAACGACGACAAGCTCGAAGTGAAACGCGGCTACATGGGAATGGTGATGTTGTTTGAGGACAAGAAGGAAGTCATTCCCGTTATCCAAAACACTTCAACACTTGAGTATGATCTGAGCAGCACTATCAAGCGACTGACATCCAAATCGCAGAAGAAGATTGCTTTCCTGACGGGGCAAGGCGAACCCGCGTTGCAGGAATTGCAGCGGGCACAGCAACTGCTTTCGCGCCAGTATATTGTTGAAACCGCCGACATCGGCAAGGGGCCGGTCGGGCACGACGTCGCGGCGCTGATTGTGATGGCTCCGCAGAATGCATTTTCTGAAGCCGTAAAATATCAAATCGATCAGTACATTATGCGTGGCGGGAAGGTTGCGTTCCTCCTGAACAAAGTTGACGCAAACCTGCAACAGCAGTTCGGCCGCACACTCGACCTGAAGCTGGAGGATATGCTGGAACATTACGGGCTTCGCATCAACCCCGACCTCGTACGTGATGTGCAATGCGCCCCCATCAACATCGTCCAGCAGCAAGGCGGCTTCTCGATTCAAAGCCAGGTGCAGTTCCCGTACATCCCCATTGCCAGCGACGTAAGCAAAGACAACACGATGGTGAAGAACCTCCAGAGCATTGTGTTGTTTTTCGTGAGTTCGATTGATACCACAAATCTTGCTGCGCGGGGATTGAAGGGGGAGATTCTCATCCGTTCATCGAAGCAAAGCGGGCGGCAAACGCAGGTGTTCTACTTCGATCCGATGGCGCGCTACACGCAGGATATGTTCACGGAGTCGGGTATTCCGCTTGCCGCCGTTGTAAGCGGACAGTTTTCCAGTTTCTATGCCGACAAGCCGATCCCGCATGACACAAGCGATGAAGTTATTCCGCAGCCCGGACAAAAGCTCGCGCAGAGTTCCGACACACGGATCATTCTCGTGGGTGATGGTGATTTTGCAAAGGATCAATTCCTCGGCGGACGCGACAACCTGAATCTCTTTGCCAACATGATCGACTATCTCGTTGATGATGCCGGATTGATCACGATCCGCTCGAAAGATGTTTCTCTGCCGCCGCTTGAGCAAGTGTCGGACGGCTCGAAGAAGATGTACAAATTCGGCAACATGATTGTGCCGCCGCTTCTTGTGTTGGGATATGGTCTGTTGAGATGGCAGATGCGGAAGGCAAAGAAGAAAGCTCTCGAAACATCGACATTCTGA